ATCGCGACGGCCGGATCCTGCTCCACCCGCCACGGGTTGTTCAGCAGGTCGATGCCGAGGGCGTCACCGGCCGCCTTGTAGTTGAAGTTCCACGAGAGCTGGATCGGGCCCCGGCCGTAGTACGCGGCCTGGCCGGCCGGGCAGCCGTAGGGCCGGGTCGTGTCGCAGTAGTGGGGGTAGTTGGCCGTGTTCTGCTCGACGATGTAGTAGAGCCCGCCCGTCTCGTGGGAGACGTTCGCGAGGAACGCCGCCGCCTCCTGCTTCTTCACCGTGTCGCTGCCGGTGGTGGCGAAGCCGGGGTAGGACTTGAGGGCGGCCACGAGGCCCGCGTACGTGTAGAAGGGGTTCCGGTTCGGGAACATCTGGTTGAACTGGGCCTCGGAGACCACGAATCCGGAGGGGTTCGGGTCCGTGCCGCCCCCGCCGGTGCCGCAGGCGCCCTCGTCGCGCCAGACGTCCGAGGAGCCGGGGCGCTCGTTCTGGGTCCACCACTTGGCGTACCAGTTGTGGCCGTTGTACGAGGCGGTCATGCCGCCCGTGTAGACGCTGCCCGAGTTCCAGGCGGCGACGCAGGCGGGGGCGGCGCCCGCCGAGGCGGTGGGGAGGAGGACCGCGAGGCCGACGGCCGTACAGAGCGCGGCCATCAGGGTGACCAACTTGCGCAGCATGGTGCGTACTTCCTTCCGGGTGGGGTCCGGGTGGGAAGCCACAGCGAAGCGCGATTGGTCTGAACCTGTCAAGGTCTAGACCAGAAAACGACCCCACGGCGCCACCGTGGGGTCGTCCTCCGAAGGTGCGGCCTTACGCGGCCACCCGCACCGCCAGTTCCTTCGCCAGGGACTCGGCCGCCGCGATGGACTCCGTGCGGGAGGACTCGAAGAGCGGGACGAGCCCGGCCATCGCCGGGACGTGCGGGGCCAGGGTCAGCTCGGGGGCGATGAAGGTGACGTCCAGGCCGAACATCTCCCCCAGGGCGAGCCGGAGGTAGTTCTCGACGTAGTCGTTGCCGTGCTGGGGCGTGCCCTCACGGTAGGAGCCGCCCCGGCTGGTGACGACGACGGCCCGCTTGCCGGCGAGCGAGGGGTGCTCGGCGATCGAGGTGCGGCCCACGAGGAAGACGTGGTCGAGCCACGCCTTCAGGGTGGAGGGGATCGTGTAGTTGTACATCGGCGCGGCGAGCAGGATCACGTCCGCCCGCTCGGCCTCCTCGATCAGTCTCCCGCGCAGTGCGAAGGCGGGCGCCGTACTGTCCGCGTAGTAGGCGGCGGCCTCCAGGTGGGGGATCGGTTCCTCCGCGAGGTCGCGGTAGATCACCGTCCCCTCGGGGTGCTCCGCCTCCCAGGCCTTGCGGAAGGCGGCGGTGACGGCGCGGGAGTGGGAGTCGTCGCCGTTGAAGGACGTGTCGATGTGCAGCAGCGTGGCCATGGGGATCGTCTCCTGGGGAGTCGCGGGGGCTGGTGAAAGAGATCTTTCTTCCTCAACCAAAGTTGAGGTCCAGCCCCTTCTCCCTGTGACCCCGGTCACCCTCAGATCATCAGGATGATCCGGCCCGGCCGGTGCCCCGCCTCGGCCCTGCGGTGCGCCTCCGCGACCTCCTCCAGGGGCATCACGTCCGCCACCCGGGTGATCAGCTCCCGGTCCGCCACCTTCCGCAGGCTCTCCGTGAGCCCGGCCGCGTCCGGGACGGCCCGTACGGTCTCGACGCGGATGTCCCGCTCGGCGGCCGGCACCCGGTCGGGGGCCAGCGCGGCGAACGCGCCGCCGTCCTTGACCACCGGGAGCAGCTCGGCGCCGATGAGTCCCCCGTCGAAGACGGCGTCGACCCCGTCCGGGTCGCCCGCGTGGACCTTCGCGACGATGTCCTCCGGGATGCCGCGCGGCACGACGTGGTCCGCGCCGATGACCCGCAGTTCGGGCTCGTCGCCCTCGTGGGCGACGCCCACGACACGCAGCCCGGCCGCATGGGCGTACTGGACGGCCAGGCGGCCCACCACCGCGCTCGCGCCGGTCACGAGCACGCTCGCGCCCGCCGGAAGGTTCAGCCGTTCGAGGCCCTGCTGGGCGGTGGCCGAGGCCAGCGGCAGCGACGCGGCCACCGTGAAGTCCACGTCCTCCGGGATCGGGGCCAGCCACTCCGGGTCGGCCCAGATGATCTCGGCGTACGTGCCGTCGCCCGTCAGCATCTCGAACCAGGGCACGAATCCGGCCACACGGGTGCCGACCGTCATCCCCGGCTCTCCGGGCACGGGATCGAGCAGCTTGCCCGCGAAGTCCGTCCCGAGGACGAACGGGGGCCTGAGATCGCCGACCGCGTCGGCGTACCGGCCCGCGCGGATCCGCAGATCGGCCTGGTTCACCCCGGCCGCCCTCAGGGCCACCCGCACCTTGCCCGGGACGGCCCCGGCCTCCGGCTTCGGCCGGCGGGCCATGCGGAGAACCTCGGGTCCGCCGTAGGCGGTCACTTCGACGACGCGCATGGGGTACTCCTCAGACGGAAGGCCCCCTCGTGGCCATTACACCCACGCTCCGCAGCCCCGGGCAACCTCTGTCGGTCCACCTGGGGAGGTGTCCGCGGGAAGGCGTCTGAACGAACGGCGAAGTCCAGGTGGCGGCCCGCTACGCCGCCCCCGCCCTCGTACAGGCGTCCGTACCGTCCCGGCCATGGAGTGGATAACCGCAGAGAACGTCATCGCCGTGGGAACGGCCCTCGTCGGTGTCCTGGTCACGCTCGCCGTCGTCTGGATCGACCGGTTCTCGCCGCAGCGCAAGCGGCTCGGTTACCGCGTGCAGCTCAACACCCCGCTCCACCGGGAGGAGAACCAGGACAGCGAGGTCATGACGGTGCGGGAGGGCCAGGTCGTGGGGATGGCCGCGCCCGCCGACGGTTCCACGCTCGTCCTCCTCCGCATCGAGAACGACCGCGAGCTCGACATCGCCTCCGAGGACTACGGCGCCTCCGCCGACCCCCACGGACTGAAGATCACCTTCGGTGAGCGGACCGTCCAGGGCGTCGTCGCCACCATCCCCTCCGCCTGGGACTCCGTACGGGAGGACCTGGAGCGCTCCCCCAAGCTCGGCCGGAACGGCAGCGCCGTCCTCGTCCCCAAGGTGGCCCTCGAACGCGGCCAGTACTTCAAGCTGCTCGTCCAGCTCTCCGGCGGCGTCGCCGACCGCGACATCAAGATCGACGGAAGCCTCCAGGGCGGCTCCATCCGGCGCAACCGGAGCACCACCCCCGACGAGAAACCGGCCAGGTTCAGCCCCACCGCCCGGACCGTCACCATCGTCCTCACCGCCTGCGTCATGGCCCTCGCCGCGATCATCGTCCGCGAGCAGAACCCGCCGCCCATCGGCTGCGCCCGCGGCACCCTCACCGTCACCGGCTCGACGGCCTTCGCGCCCGCCCTGCGCGAGGCGGCGAAGCGGTACGAGAAGGACTGTGAGGGCTCCACGGTCACCGTCGACGTGCACGGCTCCACCGCCGGCATCCGGGAGCTGGCCGCGGCCGGACCCGACAAGGGCTCCGTCATCGCCTTCTCCGACGGGCGCAAGCCCGGCGGCTTCCCCGAACTGCGGGAGAACATGGTCGCCGTCTCCCTCTTCACCGTCGTCGTGAACGACGGCGTGCCCCTCGACGACCTCACCCTCGACCAGATCCGGCGCGTCTACCGGGGCGACATCCACAACTGGGGCGAGCTCGTCCCCGGCCTCGACCGGCCCGTCCTCCTCGTCAGCCGCGACGCCAACTCCGGGACCCGGCAGGTCTTCCAGCGCCGTGTCCTCGAACGCAACGAGCCCGCCAACTCCTCCCAGGACTGCCAGACCTCCGACGACCCCGAGTCGAAGGTCATCCGCTGCGAACTCGACTCCACCGAACAGGTCCTCGCCACCGTCGCCCAGCTCCCCGGTGCCCTCGGCTACTCCGAACTCCGCGCGACCGACGGGCGCAAGGGCCTGCACCGGGTGGCCGTCGACGGGCGGCGGCCCGTCGTGGCGGAACTGGGCGAGTCCGGCTACCCGTACCGGGAGATCGAGTACGCCTACACCCGGGGCCTGCCCCCGACCGACTCCCTGACCGCCAGCTTCCTCACGTACCTCCGGTCGGGGCGCGGCCAGGACGTCATCAGCGCGCACGGGCACCTGCCCTGCGCGACCCCGAAGGGACTTCCGGTGTGCGGAGAGGGCTGATCGCCGATCTCCTCGTCTGGCATGCTCTGGCGACGTGGAGTCATTGAACGCGGAAGATCCGGTCAGCGTCGGCCCGTTCCGTCTGATCGGCCGCCTCGGGGTCGGCGGGATGGGCCGGGTGTTCCTGGCGCGCTCGGCCGGCGGGCGGACCGTCGCGGTCAAGGTGGTGCACGCGGAACTGGCCGCCCAGGACGAGTTCCGGCGCCGGTTCGCCCGCGAGGTCGCCGCCCTCGAACGGGTCGGCGGCACCGGAACCGCGCCCGTCCTCGGCTCCGACACCACCGCCGAGTCGCCGTGGGTCGCCATCGGCTACGTGCCGGGGCCCTCGCTGCGGACCGTGGTCGGCGACGAGTTCGGGCCGCTGCCGCCCGCGACCGTCCGGGCCCTCGCCTCCGGGCTCGCCCGCGCCCTCGACCACATCCACGCCGCCGGACTCGTCCACCGCGACCTCAAGCCGTCGAACGTGCTGCTCACCGTCGACGGGCCGCGGATCATCGACTTCGGCATCGCCCGCGCCGTCGACCACGTCTCCGACGGCGGCAACCTCACCACCACCGGGGCCGTCGTCGGCTCCCCCGGCTTCATGTCGCCCGAACAGGTCCGCGGCGACCAGGTCTCGCCCGCCTCGGACATCTTCTGCCTCGGGTCCGTGCTCGCGTACGCGGCGACCGGCCGCGCCCCCTTCGGCACCGTGGACAGCGGCGTCCACGCCACCATGTTCCGCATCGCGCACGACGAGCCCGACCTGACGGACCTCCCGCCCGAACTCTCCGGACTCATCCGCGCCTGCCTCGCCAAGGACCCGGCGGCCCGGCCCACGGCCACCGAGATCGTCGAGACGCTCCCGGTCGCCGACCCGTGGCTCCCGGCGGACGTCCTGGCCCGGCTCGGACGGCACGCGGCACAGCTCCTGGAGGCGGAGGGCAGCAGCGCGGAGGCTTCGGAGACTCCCCCGCCGCCCACGGGGACCACCTCCCCCACCGCGCCCGCCGCGCCCCGGCGCCGGGGCCGTACCGCGCTGCTCGCGGCCGTCACGGCGCTCGTGGTGGTGGCGGCGGCCGGCGCCGCCTACACGTACTGGCCCAGGAACGGCGGCACCACCGGCGGCGGGGGCGGGGGCAGGAACGTCACCACCGGCCCCACCCGGCCCGCCGCCGGGATCGTCCCCGCCGCCTTCCTCGGCGCCTGGGAGGGCGTCCTCAAGGGCAAGCCGGACGCCCCGTACGAGACCAGCCGGATCGAGATCACCCAGGGCGCGGCCGGCGCCAAGGCCGCCGTCTACACCCACGTCACCGGGGAACAGCTCTGCATCGGCCGGGCGACCCTGATCTCCGCCACCGACAGCGAACTCGTCCTCGGCGAGGCCGAGATCACCGAGAGCGTGCCCGCCCAGCGCTGCACCCCGGCCGCCCGCCAGACCCTCACACTGCGCTCGACCGACGTCGTCGAATGGGGCTCCGGCGTCGCCAAGAGCACCTTCCAGCGGGTCAGGACCGGCACGAACATCGTCCCCGCCGCGTTCGTCGGCACCTGGAAGCAGGCGCCGGACACGGTGACCCAGCCCGACCCCGACCGCTGGTCCTACGTGGTCACCGTCACCCAGGGCCCGGTCGGCGCGCCGCTCGTACGCTTCGAGCAGGCGTATCCGCGCACGGACGACCAGGGGAACCAGCTCTCCGGCACCATCCGCTGCGCGACCACCGCCCTCGTCGGCGGCGCGGGCTCCCTCCTCGTCATCGGCCCCGAGACCCGCGACCCGGACACCTGGGACCCGGACTGCGCCGAGAACGGCTCCAGCAACCTCCGCATCGTCCGCTACCAGGGCAAGGAACGGCTCCAGGTCTACGGGATGAGCGCGGACGGGGAACCGGCGGAGTTCGTCCGGGACTAGTCACCTCGCGAGCAGCTCCAGGGCCGCCCTGACCGAGTCCAGGAGCGGCTGCCCGATCGCGCCGACCGTGGCCGCGACGGCCGCGAGGGCCATCAGCGAGCGGCGCCGGGACCCTGCCTCGGCGGACGGGCCGGCGGCGAGAACGGGCAGCGCGTCGTCGATGGAGGACCGGTCCTCCTCCGGCACCTCGCCGCGCAGCGCCCGCGCGAGCTCCACGACGGCCCGGAGCGTCTCCTCCAGGCTCGCCTGCGGGGCGTGGTGGTGGACGATGCCGGTGTGGCCCTGGCCGCCGTTGATGTTGACCGCGTCCCCGTAGTAGTGGTGGTTCCCGCTCGTCACTTGGACACTCCCGTGTTGCCGCTGCCGCCGTAGATGTTCACGGCGTCGCCGAAGTAGTAGTTGCTGGGGTTGCTGATCGTGAGCGCCCCCACCGTGACGGTGAGCTCCGCGTCCGGTTCGTCGATCGCGGACGCGATCCGTACGACGAGTTCGTTCAGGTACCGGCGGTCCCCGGAGACCATCGCGGTCGACCGGCCGTTCGTCTCGATGGCCAGCACGTCGTGGGCGGACGCGGTGACGACGGCCAGCATGTCGACCGTGAACCAGATCAGGGCACCGATGACGCCCAGGATGGAGATCTGGTACAGGAATGCGGTGAAGCCGCCCGGCCCCTCTCCCCGGGCGAAGACCTGGCCCAGGAAGGCGACGAGGCCGATCGCGAGCGCCGCGAGCAGCGTGAGCACCACCCGTTTCACGAACACGCGGACGGCATCAGCCTTACGGGGCCGGAGCACGAAGGTGTAGACGCGGACGATGTTCTCCAGCGGATAGGCCGCGCCGCTCACCCAGAGCAGCCGCTTGCTGATGACCAGCGGAAGAGCCGCCGACGCGGCGATTCCGGAATGCGGCGGGTGGGACGGCGGTGGTGGCGGTGTGGGCGGCGGTGCTGGTGTTCCCATGCTTCCCCCTGTGCTGTGGCGGGCCGAAGTGGAGCCCCATTAAGCACTCGACTCTCCCGCAGAACAAGGCGAGTTCAGGCCTCCCGTGAGACGACTTCGGACACCGCACGGGCATAGTCGTGCACCAGGGGGCGGGAGTCGTCGGCGCGCCAGGCGAGGGCGAAGCTGGTCGGGGAGACGCCGTCGACGGGGCGGACGACGACGCCGCCACGGGTGAGCAGCGGGGCGTTGCCCTCGGCGACCAGGCAGATGCCGAGGCCGTCGACGAGGGCTTCGTACGTCTCGTCGGTGGATCCGATCTCGGCGCCGATCCGGGCCGGGCGGCCGTCCCGCGCGTCCAGGGCCAGCCAGTGGTCGCGGAGTTCGGGGGCCACGGCGCCGGGCAGCGCGAGGAAGGGCTCGTCGAGTAGGTCGGCGAACGCGATCCGCTCGCGGCCGGCCAGCGGGTGCCGCTCGGACAGGGCGATCAGACGCGACTCGGTGGCGACGACGACCCAGCGGAAGCGCTCGGCGCCGACCAGCGGGAGCCAGACGAACGCCAGGTCGCTGGTGCGGTCGGCGAGCCCGGCGGTCGGGTCGTCCCAGCCGATCTGGCGCAGCCGGAGCCGGGCCGCCGGGTGCTTCTCGGTGAAGCGGGAGCGGATCGCGGGAAGCAGGCCGCTCCGGCCGGGGCTGGTCGACATGCCGATGCTGAGCGTGGCCTCCCGCTCGGCCCGGGCGGCGCGCACCGCGCCCTCCCCCTCCGCCCACGCGGCGAGCACCGCGTGGGCGTGCGGCAGCAGGGCCGCACCGACCGGCGTGAGGGCCACGCCCTGCCGGTCCCGGTCGAAGAGGGGTGCGCCGAGCTGCCGCTCCAGGGCCCGGATCTGCTTGCTGAGCGCGGGCTGCGAGACGTACAGCCGCTCGGCGGCCCGCGTGAAGTGGAGCTCCTCGGCGACCGCGAGGAAATACCGAAGATCCCGCCCGTGCACGTCCATGCCCTCTGGCTATCACGGCGGATCTTGGACGGACAACGTCCCACTGTCCCAAGCTTGTTGGGACAGCGAGCAATCGAGCAGCAGGGGAACACGCACATGAGCAAGGTCTGGCTGATCACCGGTGCGAACAGCGGATTCGGGCGCGCCTTCACCGAGGCGGCGGTCGCCGCCGGGGACGTGGTGGTCGCCGCCGCGCGCCGCGCGGGCACCCTGGACGACCTGGTCGCCGCCCACCCCGACCAGGTCCACGCCGTCACCCTGGACGTCACCGACCTGGCCGCCGTCGACCGTGTGGTGGCCGAGGTCGCCGAGCGGCACGGCCGCATCGACGTCCTGGTCAACAACGCGGGCCGCACCCACGTCGGTTCGGTCGAGGAGACCGGCGACGACGAACTGCGCTCGCTCTTCGACGTGCACGTCTTCGCGCCCGCGGCCCTCACCCGCGCCGTCCTGCCCCACATGCGGGCCCGCCGCTCCGGCGCGATCGTGCAGCTCAGCAGTGTCGGCGGCCAGGGTTCGATGCCCGGCTTCGGCGCCTACAGCGCGACGAAGTTCGCCCTCGAAGGCCTGTCGGAGGCGCTGGCCGCCGAGGTGAAGCCGCTCGGCATCCACGTCCTCATCGTCGAGCCCGGCGCCTTCCGGACGTCCCTCTTCGGCAACGGCAGCCTCAGCGTGGACACCATCGCCGACTACGCCGACACGGTCGGCGCCACCCGTGCCTTCGTCGAAGGCGGCGACGGCGGCCAGGCCGGCGACCCGGCGAAGGCCGCTGCGGCGGTCCTGACCGCGCTCGCCGCCGACGAGCCGCCGCTGCGGCTGGCCCTCGGCGACGACTCCATCGACATGATCCACGCCCACCTCGACCAGGTCCGGGCGGACCTGAACGCGTGGGACAAGGTCGGCCGGGACACGAAGTTCGACGCCTGACCGGACACACGGAAGGGCCCGCACCCTCCCTCGGGTGCGGGCCCTTCCGGCGTGCCTAGAGGCCTACAGGCCTACAGGAACGAGTTGATCTCGATCGTCTCCGTGCGGCCGGGGCCGACGCCGATCGCGGAGATCGGGGCGCCCGACATCTCCTCCAGCGCCTTCACGTACGCCTGCGCGTTCTTCGGGAGGTCCGCGAAGGTCTTCGCCTTCGTGATGTCCTCCGACCAGCCCGGCAGCATCTCGTAGATCGGCTTCGCGTGGTGGAAGTCGGTCTGCGAGTACGGCAGCTCCTCGACGCGCTTGCCGTCGATCTCGTACGCGACACAGACCGGGATCTGCTCCCAGCCGGTGAGGACGTCGAGCTTGGTGAGGAAGAAGTCCGTCAGGCCGTTCACACGGGTCGCGTAGCGCGCGATGACCGCGTCGAACCAGCCGCAGCGACGGTCACGGCCGGTGGTGACACCGCGCTCGCCACCGATGCGGCGCAGCGCCTCGCCGTCCTCGTCGAAGAGCTCCGTCGGGAACGGGCCGGCGCCGACGCGGGTCGTGTACGCCTTGAGGATGCCGATGACGCGGGAGATCTTCGTCGGGCCCACGCCCGCACCCGTGCAGGCGCCGCCCGCGGTCGGGTTCGAGGAGGTGACGAAGGGGTACGTGCCGTGGTCGACGTCGAGCAGGGTGCCCTGGCCGCCCTCGAAGAGCACGACCTTGTCCTCGTCGAGCGCCTTGTTGAGGATCAGCGTCGTGTCGGCGACGAAGGGCTTGATCTGCTCCGCGTACTGGAGCATCTCCTCGACGATCTGCTCCGCCTCGATCGCGCGGCGGTTGTACAGCTTGGCGAGCAGCTGGTTCTTGCCCTCCAGCGCCGCCTCGACCTTCTGCTCCAGGATCGACTCGTCGTACAGGTCCTGGACCCGGATGCCGACGCGGTTGATCTTGTCGGCGTAGGTCGGGCCGATGCCGCGGCCCGTGGTGCCGATCTTGCGCTTACCGAGGAACCGTTCCGTCACCTTGTCGAGGGTGACGTTGTACGGGGTGATCAGGTGGGCGTTGCCGCTGATCAGGAGCTTCGACGTGTCGACGCCGCGCTCGTTCAGTCCGCTCAGCTCGGAGAGCAGGACCGCCGGGTCGACGACGACACCGTTTCCGATCACCGGGGTGCACCCCGGGGAGAGGATTCCGGAAGGGAGGAGATGCAGCGCGTACTTCTGGTCGCCGACGACGACCGTGTGGCCGGCATTGTTGCCGCCCTGGTAACGCACCACGTAGTCCACGGATCCACCGAGCAGGTCGGTGGCCTTTCCCTTGCCCTCGTCACCCCACTGAGCACCGAGCAGCACAAGTGCGGGCACAGGCGTACACCCCTTCCGGGTGGGGCATGTCCAAGGTCAGGGGGCGTACGCCGCCTCACCGGTGTGCCCCGGAATAGACGAAGCCCCTGGCGCAATAGCGCAAGGGGCTCTTGCACAAAGATGCTACCCGAGGAAGGACCGAGGTGTCGGATCACGACCAGCTGCTGGTCATCGTCGACCCGGTCGCCCGCCGAATGGACGGCGAGTCCGTACGGATCGCGAAAGATGTGCTGTCCGCGGGCGCGGAGGCGAAGATCTGCCTGCCGGACAGCCCGGAAGAATTCTCCCGGGCCCTGGCCCGGCGCGGCTCCCGGCGCCCCGTCGTGCTCGGCGACGACCGTGCGCTGCTCCGCACGGTCGCCCTGCTGCACCGCGAGCGGGAGCTCGCCGAGGGGGCCCTCTCGCTCGTCCCGATCGGCCCCCAGGACGCCCTGGAAGTGGCCCACGCGCTCGGCGTGCCGCGCTCCACGCCGGCAGCGGCCCGGGTCGCCCTGCACGGGGCCGTACGCCGCCTCGACCTGCTCGTCGACGACAGCGACGGCGTCGTCCTCGGCGACCTCCTGGTCCCGGGCGTGCCCCTCCCCGTCGCCGCCGCGCCGTCCGTGTGGGGCACCTGCCGCTCCCTCGTCCGCACCCTGGTCCGCCCGGCTCCCGCGCCCGTCGCCCGGCTGCGGGTAGAGGCGGACGGGATCCTCCTCGCCGACGTCGACGCTCCCCTTGAGGGCCTCACGGTCCGGCCCGTCGGCGGTACGGCCGAGGTGACCGTCCACCCGGCCTCCGCCCCCACGCGGCACGCGACCGCCGGGACGGTCACGGTCTCGGGCCCGGACTTCCGCTACCGCGCGGACGGGCGGCTGACGGGGCCGGTGCGGCGGCGCACCTGGACGGTGCGGGCGGGGGCCTGGGGGCTGACACTGCCCGTCGAGGCCGCATAACCTCACGAGCGGGGACACGTACTCAGGGGTGGGGGAAGTGCGATGACGCGTGCGGAGACGCGTGCGGTGACGTCCGCGCTGGACGTCGAGACGACGGCGCGGGCGCTGGACGAGTACCGGGGGAAGATCTTCGGGCTGATGTGCGCGGGGGTGGTGCTGCTCCTCCTCGCCCTCGCCGCGGGAGAGCTGCTCGGGGAGGAGTGGGCCGAGCAGGTCGCGGCCATGTTCACCGCGTTCGGGATCCTCTCGCTGGGCGCCGGGATCGGCTCGTGGATCATCGCGCGGCGGATGCGGCGGGCCCTCGGCTCGGGCACCTGGTCGGCACACCCCGCCGTGGCGATCGGCCACGGCCGGACCGCGACGACCGTCGTGCTGCGCTCCCCGGACCGCTCCGAGGCGTGGCCGCTGACCGTGATCGCGACCCGGCAGCGCTACGAGCTGGTGCGGCCGGGCCCGGACGGCGTGCTGTGGTGGTGCGGCGACCCGCGCGTGGGCGGGGTCCTGGCGCCGCCCGGCGGCGGCGAGCTGATCTGGGCGAAGCAGATGCGCGGCGGGCACGTGCGACGCCGGGTCGTCGCGCGTGCGGAGGCGGAGGGCCTGATGCACCGGGCGACGCCACGACAGCCGCAGTGGCAGGGGGCGGTGCCGGAGCGGGTGCTGGGTGTGGATTCCGTGGAGGGCCTGGATTCTGTAGAGGGCCTGGATTCGGTACGGGGCCTGGATTCCGCGCAGGCCCCTGATCCCGTACAGGGCCTGGATCCCGTCACCGGCCGCGATTCCGTCACCGACCGCGATTCCGTCACCGGTCCCGGTCCCGGCACCGTCGACGGCTCCCCCGACGGCCCTCCCGTGCGACTCGACAAGGCGCCTCCCGCGCCGGCCCTGCCCACGTACGCCGAGCTCGTCGAGCACGCCCGTCGGCAGGCCGGGCCCAAGGCCGCCCGGGCGCCGCGTCGGGAGGCG
This is a stretch of genomic DNA from Streptomyces sp. R44. It encodes these proteins:
- a CDS encoding substrate-binding domain-containing protein, with translation MEWITAENVIAVGTALVGVLVTLAVVWIDRFSPQRKRLGYRVQLNTPLHREENQDSEVMTVREGQVVGMAAPADGSTLVLLRIENDRELDIASEDYGASADPHGLKITFGERTVQGVVATIPSAWDSVREDLERSPKLGRNGSAVLVPKVALERGQYFKLLVQLSGGVADRDIKIDGSLQGGSIRRNRSTTPDEKPARFSPTARTVTIVLTACVMALAAIIVREQNPPPIGCARGTLTVTGSTAFAPALREAAKRYEKDCEGSTVTVDVHGSTAGIRELAAAGPDKGSVIAFSDGRKPGGFPELRENMVAVSLFTVVVNDGVPLDDLTLDQIRRVYRGDIHNWGELVPGLDRPVLLVSRDANSGTRQVFQRRVLERNEPANSSQDCQTSDDPESKVIRCELDSTEQVLATVAQLPGALGYSELRATDGRKGLHRVAVDGRRPVVAELGESGYPYREIEYAYTRGLPPTDSLTASFLTYLRSGRGQDVISAHGHLPCATPKGLPVCGEG
- a CDS encoding serine/threonine-protein kinase; the protein is MESLNAEDPVSVGPFRLIGRLGVGGMGRVFLARSAGGRTVAVKVVHAELAAQDEFRRRFAREVAALERVGGTGTAPVLGSDTTAESPWVAIGYVPGPSLRTVVGDEFGPLPPATVRALASGLARALDHIHAAGLVHRDLKPSNVLLTVDGPRIIDFGIARAVDHVSDGGNLTTTGAVVGSPGFMSPEQVRGDQVSPASDIFCLGSVLAYAATGRAPFGTVDSGVHATMFRIAHDEPDLTDLPPELSGLIRACLAKDPAARPTATEIVETLPVADPWLPADVLARLGRHAAQLLEAEGSSAEASETPPPPTGTTSPTAPAAPRRRGRTALLAAVTALVVVAAAGAAYTYWPRNGGTTGGGGGGRNVTTGPTRPAAGIVPAAFLGAWEGVLKGKPDAPYETSRIEITQGAAGAKAAVYTHVTGEQLCIGRATLISATDSELVLGEAEITESVPAQRCTPAARQTLTLRSTDVVEWGSGVAKSTFQRVRTGTNIVPAAFVGTWKQAPDTVTQPDPDRWSYVVTVTQGPVGAPLVRFEQAYPRTDDQGNQLSGTIRCATTALVGGAGSLLVIGPETRDPDTWDPDCAENGSSNLRIVRYQGKERLQVYGMSADGEPAEFVRD
- a CDS encoding oxidoreductase, giving the protein MSKVWLITGANSGFGRAFTEAAVAAGDVVVAAARRAGTLDDLVAAHPDQVHAVTLDVTDLAAVDRVVAEVAERHGRIDVLVNNAGRTHVGSVEETGDDELRSLFDVHVFAPAALTRAVLPHMRARRSGAIVQLSSVGGQGSMPGFGAYSATKFALEGLSEALAAEVKPLGIHVLIVEPGAFRTSLFGNGSLSVDTIADYADTVGATRAFVEGGDGGQAGDPAKAAAAVLTALAADEPPLRLALGDDSIDMIHAHLDQVRADLNAWDKVGRDTKFDA
- a CDS encoding FMN-dependent NADH-azoreductase, giving the protein MATLLHIDTSFNGDDSHSRAVTAAFRKAWEAEHPEGTVIYRDLAEEPIPHLEAAAYYADSTAPAFALRGRLIEEAERADVILLAAPMYNYTIPSTLKAWLDHVFLVGRTSIAEHPSLAGKRAVVVTSRGGSYREGTPQHGNDYVENYLRLALGEMFGLDVTFIAPELTLAPHVPAMAGLVPLFESSRTESIAAAESLAKELAVRVAA
- a CDS encoding LysR family transcriptional regulator → MDVHGRDLRYFLAVAEELHFTRAAERLYVSQPALSKQIRALERQLGAPLFDRDRQGVALTPVGAALLPHAHAVLAAWAEGEGAVRAARAEREATLSIGMSTSPGRSGLLPAIRSRFTEKHPAARLRLRQIGWDDPTAGLADRTSDLAFVWLPLVGAERFRWVVVATESRLIALSERHPLAGRERIAFADLLDEPFLALPGAVAPELRDHWLALDARDGRPARIGAEIGSTDETYEALVDGLGICLVAEGNAPLLTRGGVVVRPVDGVSPTSFALAWRADDSRPLVHDYARAVSEVVSREA
- a CDS encoding DUF6232 family protein yields the protein MGTPAPPPTPPPPPSHPPHSGIAASAALPLVISKRLLWVSGAAYPLENIVRVYTFVLRPRKADAVRVFVKRVVLTLLAALAIGLVAFLGQVFARGEGPGGFTAFLYQISILGVIGALIWFTVDMLAVVTASAHDVLAIETNGRSTAMVSGDRRYLNELVVRIASAIDEPDAELTVTVGALTISNPSNYYFGDAVNIYGGSGNTGVSK
- a CDS encoding NADP-dependent oxidoreductase yields the protein MRVVEVTAYGGPEVLRMARRPKPEAGAVPGKVRVALRAAGVNQADLRIRAGRYADAVGDLRPPFVLGTDFAGKLLDPVPGEPGMTVGTRVAGFVPWFEMLTGDGTYAEIIWADPEWLAPIPEDVDFTVAASLPLASATAQQGLERLNLPAGASVLVTGASAVVGRLAVQYAHAAGLRVVGVAHEGDEPELRVIGADHVVPRGIPEDIVAKVHAGDPDGVDAVFDGGLIGAELLPVVKDGGAFAALAPDRVPAAERDIRVETVRAVPDAAGLTESLRKVADRELITRVADVMPLEEVAEAHRRAEAGHRPGRIILMI
- a CDS encoding adenylosuccinate synthase; its protein translation is MPALVLLGAQWGDEGKGKATDLLGGSVDYVVRYQGGNNAGHTVVVGDQKYALHLLPSGILSPGCTPVIGNGVVVDPAVLLSELSGLNERGVDTSKLLISGNAHLITPYNVTLDKVTERFLGKRKIGTTGRGIGPTYADKINRVGIRVQDLYDESILEQKVEAALEGKNQLLAKLYNRRAIEAEQIVEEMLQYAEQIKPFVADTTLILNKALDEDKVVLFEGGQGTLLDVDHGTYPFVTSSNPTAGGACTGAGVGPTKISRVIGILKAYTTRVGAGPFPTELFDEDGEALRRIGGERGVTTGRDRRCGWFDAVIARYATRVNGLTDFFLTKLDVLTGWEQIPVCVAYEIDGKRVEELPYSQTDFHHAKPIYEMLPGWSEDITKAKTFADLPKNAQAYVKALEEMSGAPISAIGVGPGRTETIEINSFL
- a CDS encoding glycoside hydrolase family 19 protein; this translates as MLRKLVTLMAALCTAVGLAVLLPTASAGAAPACVAAWNSGSVYTGGMTASYNGHNWYAKWWTQNERPGSSDVWRDEGACGTGGGGTDPNPSGFVVSEAQFNQMFPNRNPFYTYAGLVAALKSYPGFATTGSDTVKKQEAAAFLANVSHETGGLYYIVEQNTANYPHYCDTTRPYGCPAGQAAYYGRGPIQLSWNFNYKAAGDALGIDLLNNPWRVEQDPAVAMQTGLWYWNTQNGPGTMTAHNAMVNGAGFGQTIWAINGSLECNGGNPAQVQSRVTKYQQFTQILGVPAGANLYC